The Elephas maximus indicus isolate mEleMax1 chromosome 19, mEleMax1 primary haplotype, whole genome shotgun sequence genome contains a region encoding:
- the SAMD14 gene encoding sterile alpha motif domain-containing protein 14 isoform X1, whose amino-acid sequence MRFLTWTWLCQRPSDWTAVYTRPGPNCWPRAGDTGPPVRGFGTVPALPRMVKAPMGLEARKWGGEFTDSGYALLQVTDGCGSPLHRLRSPLHSGPGSPAGGSFCLEPPGLRRSLDEDEPPPSPLTRYRPLHNTASHEGLAAASSSPPRSAPSSDSSPSFVRRHPRAEPHSEDDSRDASPPEPASPTIGLDKKTRRKFLDLGVTLRRASTGKSRKEKGSNRLSMGSRESVEGSGRTGGSPFLPFSWFTDSGKGSASSGSTTSPTCSPKHEGFSPKKSASQESTLSDDSTPPSSSPKIPSGPRQEAKCSYPYHTLSQSSDEFLDEPLPTVHHWTSQQVGQWLHSLNLEQYAAEFAARQVDGPQLLQLDGSKLKSLGLSNSHDRALVKRKLKELAAAAEKERKAQEKAARQREKLRRRELEAKKS is encoded by the exons ACCTGGACTTGGCTGTGCCAGAGACCATCAGACTGGACAGCAGTTTACACAAGGCCCGGGCCCAACTGCTGGCCAAGGGCCGGAGACACCGGCCCTCCCGTTCGAGGCTTCGGGACAGTGCCAGCTCTGCCGAGGATGGTGAAGGCTCCGATGGGCCTGGAGGCAAG GAAATGGGGAGGAGAATTCACAGACAGCGGCTACGCCCTCCTTCAGGTGACCGACGGCTGCGGGAGTCCCCTGCACCGGCTGCGCTCGCCCTTGCACTCGGGCCCAGGGTCCCCGGCGGGGGGTTCTTTCTGCCTGGAGCCTCCGGGGCTGCGGCGCAGCCTGGACGAGGATGAGCCGCCACCCTCACCGCTCACGCGCTACCGGCCCCTGCACAACACCGCCTCACACGAGGGCCTGGCCGCCGCCTCCAGCTCGCCGCCGCGCTCCGCGCCCTCCTCTGACAGCTCGCCCAGTTTTGTGCGCCGCCATCCGCGCGCTGAGCCGCACAGCGAAG ATGACAGCCGGGATGCCAGCCCGCCTGAGCCTGCCAGCCCTACCATCGGCCTGGATAAGAAGACTCGCCGAAAATTCCTGGACCTGGG GGTCACCCTACGCCGAGCATCCACTGGCAAGAGCAGGAAGGAGAAGGGCAGCAACCGCCTGTCCATGGGCAGCAG GGAGTCGGTGGAGGGCTCTGGCAGGACTGGGGGCTCCCCATTCCTGCCCTTCTCCTGGTTCACAGACAGTGGCAAGGGCTCAGCATCCTCCGGCAGCACCACCTCCCCCACCTGCTCCCCCAAACACGAGGGCTTCAGCCCCAAGAAGTCAGCTTCTCAG GAATCCACCCTGAGTGATGACTCCACACCCCCTAGCAGCAGCCCCAAGATCCCAAGTGGCCCCCGGCAAGAGGCCAAGTGCTCCTATCCCTATCACACACTGTCCCAGTCTTCAGATGAG TTCCTGGACGAACCCCTCCCCACTGTCCACCACTGGACCAGTCAGCAAGTGGGCCAGTGGCTGCACAGCCTCAACCTGGAGCAGTATGCCGCTGAGTTTGCTGCACGGCAGGTGGACGGACCGCAGCTACTGCAGCTGGATGGAAGCAAACTGAAG AGCCTGGGGCTCAGCAACTCGCATGACCGGGCACTAGTGAAGCGGAAGTTGAAGGAGCTGGCAGCGGCTGCCGAGAAGGAGCGCAAGGCCCAGGAGAAGGCTGCACGGCAGCGAGAGAAGCTCCGGCGCAGAGAGCTGGAGGCCAAGAAGAGCTAG
- the SAMD14 gene encoding sterile alpha motif domain-containing protein 14 isoform X2 gives MASSKLREPVDEVFDLDLAVPETIRLDSSLHKARAQLLAKGRRHRPSRSRLRDSASSAEDGEGSDGPGGKVTDGCGSPLHRLRSPLHSGPGSPAGGSFCLEPPGLRRSLDEDEPPPSPLTRYRPLHNTASHEGLAAASSSPPRSAPSSDSSPSFVRRHPRAEPHSEDDSRDASPPEPASPTIGLDKKTRRKFLDLGVTLRRASTGKSRKEKGSNRLSMGSRESVEGSGRTGGSPFLPFSWFTDSGKGSASSGSTTSPTCSPKHEGFSPKKSASQESTLSDDSTPPSSSPKIPSGPRQEAKCSYPYHTLSQSSDEFLDEPLPTVHHWTSQQVGQWLHSLNLEQYAAEFAARQVDGPQLLQLDGSKLKSLGLSNSHDRALVKRKLKELAAAAEKERKAQEKAARQREKLRRRELEAKKS, from the exons ACCTGGACTTGGCTGTGCCAGAGACCATCAGACTGGACAGCAGTTTACACAAGGCCCGGGCCCAACTGCTGGCCAAGGGCCGGAGACACCGGCCCTCCCGTTCGAGGCTTCGGGACAGTGCCAGCTCTGCCGAGGATGGTGAAGGCTCCGATGGGCCTGGAGGCAAG GTGACCGACGGCTGCGGGAGTCCCCTGCACCGGCTGCGCTCGCCCTTGCACTCGGGCCCAGGGTCCCCGGCGGGGGGTTCTTTCTGCCTGGAGCCTCCGGGGCTGCGGCGCAGCCTGGACGAGGATGAGCCGCCACCCTCACCGCTCACGCGCTACCGGCCCCTGCACAACACCGCCTCACACGAGGGCCTGGCCGCCGCCTCCAGCTCGCCGCCGCGCTCCGCGCCCTCCTCTGACAGCTCGCCCAGTTTTGTGCGCCGCCATCCGCGCGCTGAGCCGCACAGCGAAG ATGACAGCCGGGATGCCAGCCCGCCTGAGCCTGCCAGCCCTACCATCGGCCTGGATAAGAAGACTCGCCGAAAATTCCTGGACCTGGG GGTCACCCTACGCCGAGCATCCACTGGCAAGAGCAGGAAGGAGAAGGGCAGCAACCGCCTGTCCATGGGCAGCAG GGAGTCGGTGGAGGGCTCTGGCAGGACTGGGGGCTCCCCATTCCTGCCCTTCTCCTGGTTCACAGACAGTGGCAAGGGCTCAGCATCCTCCGGCAGCACCACCTCCCCCACCTGCTCCCCCAAACACGAGGGCTTCAGCCCCAAGAAGTCAGCTTCTCAG GAATCCACCCTGAGTGATGACTCCACACCCCCTAGCAGCAGCCCCAAGATCCCAAGTGGCCCCCGGCAAGAGGCCAAGTGCTCCTATCCCTATCACACACTGTCCCAGTCTTCAGATGAG TTCCTGGACGAACCCCTCCCCACTGTCCACCACTGGACCAGTCAGCAAGTGGGCCAGTGGCTGCACAGCCTCAACCTGGAGCAGTATGCCGCTGAGTTTGCTGCACGGCAGGTGGACGGACCGCAGCTACTGCAGCTGGATGGAAGCAAACTGAAG AGCCTGGGGCTCAGCAACTCGCATGACCGGGCACTAGTGAAGCGGAAGTTGAAGGAGCTGGCAGCGGCTGCCGAGAAGGAGCGCAAGGCCCAGGAGAAGGCTGCACGGCAGCGAGAGAAGCTCCGGCGCAGAGAGCTGGAGGCCAAGAAGAGCTAG